In the Paenibacillus sp. FSL H7-0357 genome, one interval contains:
- a CDS encoding aminotransferase class I/II-fold pyridoxal phosphate-dependent enzyme yields MLKENRKMAEDWIAPRVREIAPSGIRAFFDLTAGNNDIISLGVGEPDFATPEHVRAACVRALNRGETMYTPNAGLLELREEIAQYLGSSFGLQYHPADEIMVTVGSSEALDLALRAFTAPGDEIIIPSPSYIAYSPIAHLNGGALVEVEATAEQGFKLTAEALRKAITPRSKLLVVNFPNNPTGAVMSYEDWLPIAEVVKEHNLLVLSDEIYAELTYDSTHVSIASLPGMQERTIVISGFSKAFAMTGWRVGYVCGNHELLAAMLKIHQYTAMCAPVLGQIAAIESLRSGLPDKDRMKACFRQRRTLFVEGLRTIGLHCHQPQGAFYAFPSIAHTGLKSEEFALRLLREAGVAAVPGHVFGSGGEGHIRCSYSTSTERLTEALERMEGFMKVRI; encoded by the coding sequence ATGCTTAAGGAGAACCGCAAGATGGCAGAGGATTGGATAGCTCCCCGTGTGCGGGAGATTGCGCCTTCGGGCATCCGGGCTTTTTTTGATCTCACTGCCGGTAACAACGATATTATATCACTGGGCGTAGGTGAACCGGATTTCGCTACACCTGAGCATGTAAGAGCTGCCTGCGTCCGCGCTTTGAACCGCGGGGAAACGATGTACACCCCGAATGCCGGACTGCTGGAGCTTAGAGAAGAGATCGCCCAATATCTGGGGAGCAGCTTTGGACTGCAGTATCATCCGGCGGACGAGATCATGGTTACGGTGGGCAGCAGTGAAGCCCTTGATCTGGCACTGCGCGCTTTCACGGCTCCGGGTGATGAGATCATCATCCCTTCTCCCAGCTATATTGCCTATTCGCCGATTGCCCACTTAAACGGAGGGGCGCTGGTTGAGGTGGAAGCTACGGCAGAGCAGGGCTTCAAGCTTACAGCGGAAGCGCTGCGTAAGGCCATCACCCCACGCTCGAAGCTGCTGGTAGTGAATTTCCCGAATAATCCTACGGGAGCAGTCATGTCCTATGAGGACTGGCTGCCGATTGCAGAAGTTGTAAAAGAGCATAATCTGCTCGTGCTTTCGGATGAAATCTATGCGGAGCTTACCTATGACAGCACTCATGTTAGTATCGCTTCGCTCCCCGGCATGCAGGAGCGGACGATAGTGATCAGCGGCTTCTCGAAGGCATTCGCCATGACCGGCTGGCGTGTCGGTTATGTCTGCGGGAATCATGAGCTGCTGGCAGCGATGCTGAAGATTCATCAGTATACCGCGATGTGTGCGCCGGTGCTGGGCCAGATTGCCGCGATCGAATCCCTGCGTAGCGGGCTGCCCGACAAAGACCGGATGAAGGCATGCTTCCGGCAGCGCAGAACCCTGTTTGTGGAGGGCCTCAGAACCATCGGACTTCACTGCCATCAGCCGCAGGGTGCGTTCTATGCCTTCCCGTCCATCGCTCATACCGGACTGAAATCGGAGGAATTTGCTTTGCGCCTCCTGCGGGAGGCTGGAGTCGCCGCAGTTCCGGGACATGTGTTCGGAAGCGGCGGCGAGGGGCATATTCGCTGCTCCTATTCGACATCCACAGAGAGGCTGACCGAAGCGCTGGAGCGGATGGAAGGGTTTATGAAAGTAAGAATATGA
- the cobT gene encoding nicotinate-nucleotide--dimethylbenzimidazole phosphoribosyltransferase, with translation MISALEEVIGRIVPADEQAILRAEDRLNSLTKPPGSLGRLEALAVRLAGISGVEQPSYGKRTVVVMAADHGVCSEGVSAFPQEVTVQMAHNFLSGGAAVNVLARQGGAEVKLVDIGIGGDLSHPELIDRKVRRGTCNMAQGPAMSREEALRAILAGVSVAEEAVKSGTEILITGEMGIGNTTASAAVLCALEGIPAETAVGRGTGIDDERLRHKIAVVERALQINAPDTDDAIDVLAKVGGLEIAGLAGLILGAAAARVPVVLDGFISGAAALAAKALAPESIHYMIASHVSGEQGHKLMLERLGLEALLDLGLRLGEGTGGALCLHLIEAVCRIMREMATFESAGVSGAENR, from the coding sequence ATGATTTCAGCTTTGGAAGAAGTGATTGGGCGGATTGTCCCCGCCGATGAACAAGCGATACTGCGCGCCGAGGACCGGCTGAACAGCCTGACCAAGCCGCCGGGAAGCCTTGGCCGGCTGGAGGCATTAGCCGTCCGGCTGGCGGGAATCTCCGGTGTGGAACAGCCAAGCTACGGCAAACGCACCGTAGTGGTCATGGCTGCAGACCACGGTGTCTGCAGTGAGGGAGTCAGCGCATTTCCGCAGGAGGTTACGGTGCAGATGGCCCATAATTTCCTCAGCGGCGGCGCAGCGGTGAATGTGCTGGCCCGCCAAGGCGGGGCAGAGGTGAAGCTGGTGGATATCGGGATAGGCGGTGACCTGAGCCATCCGGAGCTGATTGACCGCAAGGTGCGGCGTGGAACCTGCAATATGGCGCAGGGACCGGCGATGAGCCGGGAGGAAGCGCTGAGAGCCATTTTGGCCGGAGTGAGCGTGGCGGAGGAAGCGGTGAAGAGTGGAACGGAGATACTTATCACCGGCGAAATGGGCATCGGCAATACGACAGCCAGCGCTGCGGTGCTGTGTGCACTGGAAGGTATCCCGGCAGAGACCGCTGTAGGCCGGGGGACTGGCATTGACGATGAGCGGCTGCGCCATAAAATCGCAGTGGTGGAACGGGCGCTGCAGATCAATGCACCGGATACGGACGATGCTATCGACGTGTTAGCTAAGGTAGGTGGTCTTGAAATCGCCGGTCTGGCCGGGCTTATTCTGGGTGCAGCCGCTGCACGGGTTCCCGTTGTGCTTGACGGCTTCATCTCCGGCGCCGCAGCGCTTGCGGCCAAAGCACTTGCACCGGAGTCCATCCATTATATGATTGCCTCGCATGTCTCAGGGGAGCAGGGGCATAAGCTGATGCTGGAGCGGCTGGGGCTGGAAGCGCTGCTCGACCTTGGGCTGCGTCTTGGCGAAGGAACAGGGGGCGCCCTCTGCCTTCATCTGATTGAGGCGGTGTGCCGGATTATGCGCGAAATGGCCACCTTCGAAAGCGCAGGGGTATCCGGGGCGGAGAACCGATGA
- a CDS encoding D-alanine--D-alanine ligase — MIKVGVIMGGVSSEYEVSLNTGREMLKHLDRSKYEVVPVVITEREQLIGQVKGLDFALLALHGTYGEDGTVQGTLETLGIPYSGSGMLSSSLCMDKHLSKTILRSKGVPTPDWLCWDRTEDVAPEAVERLGYPVMVKPNSGGSSIGMTKVNSSQELRSAVEKAFAADQSVLVESYTEGQEITCPILGGTLLPVIGIHALGADWFDYSSKYEQGGADERVIQLPAEILERVQTAALACYHALKCSVYARVDMLLKNGIPYVLEVNTLPGMTETSLLPKSALAAGFTFSSLLDEIIAGSLKERRANQAVQVTQEVTETKMEEERQEVAGHA; from the coding sequence ATGATAAAAGTAGGCGTAATAATGGGCGGAGTTTCCTCTGAATATGAAGTGTCGCTGAATACCGGCAGAGAAATGCTGAAGCACCTGGACCGGAGCAAATATGAGGTTGTCCCGGTGGTTATTACAGAGCGTGAACAGCTGATCGGACAGGTAAAAGGTCTGGATTTTGCGCTGCTTGCCCTTCATGGAACCTATGGTGAGGATGGAACGGTTCAGGGGACGCTGGAGACGCTTGGCATCCCATATTCCGGGAGTGGCATGCTGTCCAGCAGCCTGTGCATGGATAAACATCTGTCCAAAACAATTCTCCGCAGCAAAGGTGTTCCTACGCCTGACTGGCTGTGCTGGGACCGGACGGAGGATGTTGCGCCGGAAGCCGTGGAACGGCTCGGTTACCCGGTGATGGTGAAGCCGAACTCAGGCGGTTCCAGCATCGGGATGACCAAAGTGAATAGCTCGCAGGAGCTGCGGAGCGCGGTGGAGAAAGCTTTTGCCGCAGACCAGTCGGTACTCGTCGAATCGTATACCGAAGGTCAGGAGATTACCTGCCCGATCCTCGGCGGAACTCTTCTGCCCGTTATCGGCATCCATGCGCTGGGCGCGGACTGGTTCGATTACAGCTCCAAATATGAGCAGGGCGGAGCCGACGAACGGGTAATTCAGCTGCCTGCCGAGATCCTGGAGCGGGTGCAAACGGCAGCGCTGGCCTGTTATCATGCGCTGAAATGCTCGGTATATGCACGGGTGGATATGCTGCTGAAGAATGGGATTCCCTACGTACTTGAGGTCAATACACTGCCGGGCATGACCGAAACGAGCCTGCTGCCCAAAAGCGCACTTGCGGCCGGATTCACCTTCAGCAGTCTGCTGGATGAGATTATCGCGGGTTCTCTGAAGGAACGGCGAGCGAATCAGGCAGTCCAAGTAACGCAAGAGGTAACGGAGACGAAGATGGAAGAAGAAAGGCAAGAGGTAGCAGGTCATGCTTAA
- the cobU gene encoding bifunctional adenosylcobinamide kinase/adenosylcobinamide-phosphate guanylyltransferase: protein MSILVTGGARSGKSSFAERLTLSLAGQAFYVATGQAFDEEMKARIALHRQQREESGGQWETLEEPLDLPALLERLSGGKAVLVDCLTLWLSNVLLAVEGQADRQERMEQEIARLEHSVASFQGTLVLVTNEVGDGIVPEYALGRLYRDLAGRMNALLARQCQQVFLVTAGIPVELKSREYLL, encoded by the coding sequence ATGAGCATCCTTGTAACAGGCGGCGCGCGCAGCGGCAAAAGCAGCTTTGCCGAACGCCTGACACTGTCGCTGGCCGGTCAGGCTTTCTATGTGGCGACCGGGCAAGCGTTCGATGAAGAGATGAAGGCGCGGATTGCCCTGCACCGGCAGCAGCGCGAAGAAAGCGGCGGCCAGTGGGAGACGCTGGAGGAGCCGCTGGATTTGCCGGCTCTGCTGGAGCGTCTCTCCGGGGGAAAGGCGGTGCTTGTAGACTGCCTGACCCTGTGGCTCTCCAATGTACTGCTGGCCGTGGAAGGGCAGGCGGACAGACAAGAGCGGATGGAGCAGGAAATCGCCAGGCTGGAGCACAGTGTGGCGTCTTTCCAGGGGACGCTCGTTCTGGTTACGAACGAGGTTGGTGACGGCATCGTGCCGGAATATGCACTGGGACGGCTGTACCGTGATCTCGCCGGACGGATGAATGCGCTGCTGGCCCGGCAGTGCCAGCAGGTCTTTCTCGTCACTGCCGGTATACCGGTTGAGCTGAAGAGCAGGGAGTATCTGCTATGA